One Desulfobacteraceae bacterium genomic window carries:
- a CDS encoding tRNA (adenosine(37)-N6)-threonylcarbamoyltransferase complex transferase subunit TsaD: MHMIILGIESSCDETAAALVKDGREVLSSVVASQVAVHHPYGGVVPELASRQHL, translated from the coding sequence ATTCACATGATCATTCTCGGTATCGAATCTTCCTGCGACGAGACCGCCGCGGCCCTGGTAAAAGATGGGCGGGAGGTGCTCTCCTCGGTGGTGGCCTCCCAGGTGGCGGTGCATCACCCCTACGGCGGGGTGGTGCCCGAGCTGGCCTCACGGCAGCACCT